The genomic stretch AACGGCAGGTGGGTCATAAGCGGGAATGACGATGACAGTCGGCAGATTTTCCATCTCAGATCATCTTTTCCATCATATACTGACGGGCATAGAGGCGCAGTCCGCTTGCGCTCCAAAATGCCGCGGCCATTTCGTTGTTCTGGTCGATATTGTTGACCGTGACTTTACCGAAGCGCTCCCAGACATACTTTACTAACGCCGTGGCAAATCCTCTGCGCCGGTATTCCGGCCGCACCCAGAGCTGGTGAATCAGCCCCCGGGTACGATGAAAAACGGTATAAGCCGCAATGACGCCTTCCTCTGTGATATAGGCGACCTCAACGTTTGCGGCATTGCGTAAAATCGCCGTGTCGCTGTTTTCCCACGAAGGCAGCCAATCGCGCGGAAACTCGCGCAGTTCTTTAGTGAAATCGGCAACCGGAACCACAAGCACACCTTGTTTTACATCCCCGCGCAATTTCGGCATTCCTGTATAGCAAAAGAAATTACGGGTAATCACAAGCCCGAGTTTTTCGTAGATGTAAATTGCACGCTCGTTAGTTTGAAGGACCTCGAGCGTATATTTGTGTATGCCGTTTTTAGCCAGTTCCGCCATCGCCGCGTTGGCAATCTGATAGATCAGCCCATGCCCGCGATAATCGGGAATAACGCCCGTCGCCGCGTCAAAAGCCGACTTTATGCCTCCGTAATCATCAATCGAGTTAACCATAAAACCGATCAGGCGGTTACCATCAAACGCGCCGTAAGAGAAATCGTAGTGCACGCCCGACGCCGCGAACCGCTCGCGCATATAAGCGGGTGTCGCGGTAAAAGGCAGT from Oscillospiraceae bacterium encodes the following:
- a CDS encoding GNAT family N-acetyltransferase is translated as MIEIKPLAGVPIEAVTDAFNAAFSDYELPFTATPAYMRERFAASGVHYDFSYGAFDGNRLIGFMVNSIDDYGGIKSAFDAATGVIPDYRGHGLIYQIANAAMAELAKNGIHKYTLEVLQTNERAIYIYEKLGLVITRNFFCYTGMPKLRGDVKQGVLVVPVADFTKELREFPRDWLPSWENSDTAILRNAANVEVAYITEEGVIAAYTVFHRTRGLIHQLWVRPEYRRRGFATALVKYVWERFGKVTVNNIDQNNEMAAAFWSASGLRLYARQYMMEKMI